Within Leptospira dzoumogneensis, the genomic segment ATTCGTGATTATCGAATGATCCCGTATGGTAGTAACCTCCTTCTTCGATCAAGGTTACCTTCTTCCCTGCCTTAGCTAACTCATAAGCGACAGTCGCACCTCCACAACCTGTTCCTATGATTAAAACTTCAGTGCGGATTTCTTTGGATTCGCCTAGGTTTTTCCATTCGTAAATTTTACCCGACATCGGAACCTCCTACTAGTTTGCGATAATAGATCCTGGACTCGCTTAACTTTTCGGGAGGATCCATAAAAGGTCCGTCATACGAAATCGTTTTGAAAGTGGATTCATGTCCATAATACATTAAAAAAATAGGCATTCTCAAGTTTGCCCAAACTGCTTTTACGGTATCCGAATCTGAATGATTCAATTCGGATAAAAACTTTCTTCTGGATTCTAAGGAAAGTTTGGAGAATCTAGAAAACTTCCAGTGGAAGAACGGAAGATATTCCAAAACCATAATTAAAGTTTTGAAGTCGTCCGATAAGAATGGATCCACGAAATAGAATTCTTCATCTAATCTTTCCAATACCTTTGCTTCCTTATATGTCGGAGCTCCAACAGCTTCTGGTAAGATTGCTTCCGATAGTGCAGCTAGGGTTGCCAGTTCGGACTCGGAGAAGAACAGCGTTTTAGGTAATTGTCTGGAGGATCTGTTCAAAATACATATGGATCCCCCAAGTACTAGAGCTCCAGAACCGGCGAGTCCCAGTCTCAAGAATGTTCTGCGGGAAAACCGCGGGGCTGAATTTGCCATTGCAGTGTTTTCCTTCGATTCTTGGACTTGTCAATCCTATCCTACCCGTTTCCTTATAGAAAACCAACTTGACGTTCCAAACGTTCGATAATCCTTAGTATTCATGGCAGATAAGAATGACAAAGTTCCGGAAAATGTTCCGGGAAAATTCTATATTGATAATAGCTGCGTCCCTTGTAATGACTGCTTGGAAGAGGCACCTAAACTTTTGAAATATACCGACGATGAGTCTAAGGTATATTTCCATAAACAGCCTGCCACTCCTGAAGAAGCGGTTGCTGCCCGCAAAGCTATGGAAATCTGCCCGGTCGAAGCTATCGGAGACGACGGAGAATAAACCTGTTGGAAGTTTTTCGGTCATATACGGATCGGAAAACTTCTCCCAAAAATCGAATTACGTTTTTCTAATTTACTTTTCCTCTTTTTAATTCTTATAAAAGAGATAAGACCTACGCGAAAAAAGGTCCCATCTTCGGGGCCGAATCTCAAAATACAGACCACTCGTTCTAAGACAAAAGGTTTAGTTTCGGGTACGATTCGAAATCTTAGACCCGATTATTTTGTGGAAATAAAATCCCCTAACATTTTAGGATTTTAGGCCATTTTTTATTCGCAATGTACTCGTATAAGTCGTCTTTTTATGTATTAACTAATAGAGCAAGTTCTTGCATTTTATGGAAGAAAGACAGGACCAGGAAAAAATCAAATTGGACCAAAACCAAGATTTGTATCGGGTCTTAATCGAAACCAGCCGGGAACTGATCTGCTTACACGATCCAGAAGGGATCTATCTCTATGTTAATCCTATCATTGAAACTCTGACAGGTTTTAAACCGGAAGAAATGTTGGGTCGTAATCCTTACGATTTTATTCATCCTGACGATAGGGACCGTATTCTTACTAATTCTCATAATCCCGCA encodes:
- a CDS encoding ferredoxin, which produces MADKNDKVPENVPGKFYIDNSCVPCNDCLEEAPKLLKYTDDESKVYFHKQPATPEEAVAARKAMEICPVEAIGDDGE